A window from Seriola aureovittata isolate HTS-2021-v1 ecotype China chromosome 14, ASM2101889v1, whole genome shotgun sequence encodes these proteins:
- the si:dkey-51a16.9 gene encoding RING finger protein 122 — protein MHSVQWCYGCLCDLGLQDANPYCKMTSEELFHLPLNIYIIILGIGLFILMLSLIFCCYLFRLRRQGAREQYGYNEVVLKGAGKKLSLLGQTCAVCLEEFRTRDELGVCPCSHAFHKKCLLKWLEIRRVCPMCNKPICRLQPDPPQASERPQSLLEV, from the exons ATGCATTCTGTCCAATGGTGTTACG GGTGTCTGTGTGACCTTGGACTGCAGGACGCCAACCCTTACTGCAAGATGACATCTGAAGAGCTCTTCCACCTGCCGCTCAACATCTACATCATCATCCTGGGCATTGGCCTCTTCATCCTCATGCTCAGCCTCATCTTCTGCTGCTACCTGTTCAG ACTGAGACGACAAGGGGCAAGAGAACAGTATGGGTACAATGAG GTTGTTTTGAAAGGAGCGGGGAAGAAACTGAGCCTTCTTGGT CAaacatgtgcagtgtgtttaGAGGAGTTTCGCACCAGGGACGAGCTCGGAGTGTGTCCATGTTCCCATGCTTTTCACAAGAA GTGTTTGCTAAAATGGTTAGAAATCCGCAGAGTGTGCCCCATGTGCAACAAGCCCATCTGTCGCCTCCAGCCTGACCCCCCACAAGCGTCCGAGCGGCCTCAGAGTCTCCTGGAGGTCTGA